One region of Salvia miltiorrhiza cultivar Shanhuang (shh) chromosome 3, IMPLAD_Smil_shh, whole genome shotgun sequence genomic DNA includes:
- the LOC131019062 gene encoding uncharacterized protein At2g29880-like, whose amino-acid sequence MGDSQQQDTKKRAVYEPWTKEQSDVLLEILVESAKRGWRDNSGIFSKATVEERILPVFNQRLRCNKTYNHYLSRIKWFKTRWTAYSTLMKFNSGFGYDNTAKKFTAPDEVWDAYCQVHPKDAYLRHGEDLEFAVGNGVAVGKNSIGLGSATDARTLGADENRVPHIEDLNYDAETETFVGLTQDDPPSSGSKSPLVFPEVFVESS is encoded by the exons ATGGGAGATTCTCAACAACAAGACACGAAAAAGAGGGCAGTTTATGAACCGTGGACTAAGGAACAAAGCGATGTATTGTTAGAAATTTTGGTTGAGTCTGCAAAACGGGGATGGCGTGATAATAGTGGTATATTTAGCAAAGCAACTGTTGAAGAAAGAATACTACCTGTTTTTAATCAAAGACTTCGGTGTAATAAGACTTATAACCACTACCTAAGCCGTATCAAATGGTTTAAGACCCGTTGGACTGCTTATTCAACACTCATGAAGTTTAACTCTGGCTTTGGCTATGACAACACCGCTAAAAAGTTCACGGCCCCGGATGAAGTTTGGGATGCATACTGTCAG GTTCACCCAAAAGATGCATACTTGCGCCATGGGGAAGACTTGGAATTTGCTGTTGGAAACGGTGTGGCGGTAGGGAAAAACTCAATTGGATTGGGTAGTGCTACTGATGCTAGGACACTAGGAGCTGATGAAAATAGAGTTCCGCACATAGAGGATTTGAATTATGATGCTGAAACTGAAACGTTTGTAGGACTTACTCAAGACGATCCGCCATCATCCGGTTCCAAATCACCTTTGGTATTTCCTGAAGTGTTTGTGGAATCCAGTTAG
- the LOC131014779 gene encoding histone H2B.3-like, whose protein sequence is MAPKAEKKPAAEKAPAAEKAPAEKKPKAGKKLPKDGSAAAGDKKKKRNKKSVETYKIYIFKVLKQVHPDIGISSKAMGIMNSFINDIFEKLAQESSRLARYNKKPTITSREIQTAVRLVLPGELAKHAVSEGTKAVTKFTSS, encoded by the coding sequence ATGGCGCCTAAGGCCGAGAAGAAGCCTGCCGCCGAGAAGGCCCCCGCGGCTGAGAAGGCTCCGGCGGAGAAGAAGCCGAAGGCCGGGAAGAAGCTGCCGAAGGACGgcagcgccgccgccggagACAAGAAGAAGAAGCGTAACAAGAAGAGCGTGGAGACCTACAAGATCTACATCTTCAAGGTGCTGAAGCAGGTTCACCCAGACATCGGTATCTCCAGCAAGGCCATGGGGATCATGAACAGCTTCATCAACGACATTTTTGAGAAGTTGGCGCAGGAATCTTCGCGGCTGGCGCGCTACAACAAGAAGCCGACGATCACCTCCCGGGAGATTCAGACCGCCGTGAGGCTGGTGCTTCCCGGCGAGCTGGCCAAGCACGCCGTCTCTGAAGGGACTAAGGCTGTTACTAAATTCACTAGCTCTTAA